The following proteins are co-located in the Dyadobacter chenwenxiniae genome:
- a CDS encoding glycoside hydrolase family 3 N-terminal domain-containing protein, which translates to MKKFTFLLLFLFLIRLSSVDSQAQIASSPAFLQQSQASESRQWVDSVFATLTPDERIAQLIMVAAVSDVKRAVIDPKTSNPAVVEKLIRENKVGGIVFFQGGPVPQAQLTNYYQSISKVPLLIAMDAEFGLAMRIDSTVRYPYQMTLGAIQGSNDLIYEMGAQLAKQARRLGMHINFAPVADVNNNPDNPVISFRSFGENKYKVADKAVAYMKGMQENGLLTSAKHFPGHGDTGVDSHYDLPLISHNTDRLDSLELYPFKALIANGISGMMIAHLSIPALDKTPNLPSTLSKPIVSDLLRKQLGFDGLIYSDAMNMKGVTKYFPNGKADAMGLEAGMDLLEFTEDVSKSIAEIKKSIAEGKITQAEIDARCKKVLQAKAWAGLNHYKPVDLNNLYKDLNPKAAELTNRLLTEKALTVLKNDNDLLPLRDLDTLKIASISLGADTITTFQKTLGLYTTVEHFYIPAKATETQVTELREKLKAFNLLLVGVHLGSISPRTNYGLTEQMSAVLQELIASNKAVVSIFGNPYALNKIQKPENARALLMAYQLTPYTQDLSAQLIFGAIPAQGKLPVTVNARFPYNAGMETPAIGRLKYTIPEELGLDSEVITYKIDSIANVALTQKATPGCVVQLAKDGKVFFRKAYGKHTYEGNANVKLTDLYDLASVTKITASTLALMSLWDQKKFDLDATMKDYLPDFKNSNKADLPWRRVLTHSARLKAFIVLWKEAQNADGSWKKKTFSTKQSKRYPTSVVGDSLFIFKNYDKKIFEAIRDSPLNEKDGYVYSDLSFILYPQIVKTLSGENFEDYLKNHYYHKLGANTLTFNPKRFYKPEDIVPTERDTFFRMTQLHGQVHDEAAAMLGGLSGHAGLFGDANDVMKVWQMYLQQGYYGGQQLLSKDALIEFTRYQYPEMGSRRGIGFDKPTFKYSGNAPKYASPSSFGHTGYTGIMTWADPAWKLNYVFLSNRVYPTRENNKISQLNIRTAIMDVVYQELLKKVSSETTAGL; encoded by the coding sequence ATGAAAAAATTCACCTTTCTACTGCTTTTTCTGTTCTTAATAAGGCTTTCAAGTGTTGATTCCCAAGCCCAGATTGCTTCTTCACCTGCTTTTCTGCAGCAGAGCCAGGCCAGCGAATCCCGGCAATGGGTCGATTCGGTTTTTGCTACGCTTACGCCGGATGAACGCATTGCGCAGTTGATTATGGTGGCGGCTGTTTCTGATGTGAAACGGGCGGTTATTGATCCTAAAACGAGCAATCCGGCCGTAGTGGAGAAGTTGATTCGCGAAAATAAGGTGGGTGGGATCGTGTTCTTTCAGGGCGGGCCGGTTCCTCAGGCGCAGCTGACAAATTATTATCAATCCATTTCAAAAGTGCCGCTGCTCATTGCGATGGACGCTGAATTTGGGCTGGCCATGCGGATCGACAGCACGGTAAGATATCCGTATCAAATGACATTGGGCGCCATTCAGGGCAGTAATGATCTGATTTATGAAATGGGCGCGCAACTCGCAAAACAGGCCCGGAGGTTAGGAATGCACATTAATTTCGCCCCCGTTGCAGACGTAAACAACAATCCGGACAATCCGGTTATCAGCTTCCGGTCTTTTGGGGAAAATAAATATAAAGTCGCAGACAAAGCGGTGGCTTACATGAAAGGAATGCAGGAGAATGGCCTGCTAACCAGCGCGAAACACTTTCCCGGCCATGGCGATACGGGAGTGGATTCGCACTACGATCTTCCCTTAATTTCACACAATACAGACAGGCTGGATTCTTTGGAACTATATCCTTTCAAAGCATTGATTGCCAATGGGATAAGCGGGATGATGATTGCACATTTGAGCATTCCCGCTTTGGACAAAACACCGAATTTGCCCTCAACGCTTTCCAAACCCATTGTATCGGATCTTTTAAGAAAACAACTTGGATTTGACGGGCTGATTTATTCCGATGCGATGAATATGAAAGGCGTTACCAAGTATTTCCCGAACGGCAAAGCCGATGCCATGGGCCTCGAAGCTGGAATGGACCTGCTGGAATTTACGGAGGACGTTTCAAAGTCGATTGCTGAAATCAAAAAGAGCATTGCAGAAGGAAAAATAACGCAGGCAGAGATTGATGCACGTTGTAAAAAAGTGCTGCAAGCCAAAGCATGGGCAGGCTTGAATCACTACAAACCGGTTGATCTCAACAATTTATACAAAGACCTGAACCCAAAAGCCGCAGAACTGACGAACCGTCTTTTGACCGAAAAAGCGTTGACAGTCCTGAAAAATGATAACGACTTATTGCCATTGCGAGACCTGGACACTTTGAAAATAGCCTCGATATCCCTGGGTGCAGACACCATTACGACTTTCCAGAAAACATTAGGCCTGTACACAACCGTAGAGCATTTCTACATTCCTGCCAAAGCCACCGAAACGCAGGTTACCGAGCTGCGCGAAAAGTTAAAAGCATTCAATTTGTTGCTGGTAGGCGTGCACTTGGGCAGCATTTCACCGCGAACCAATTATGGGTTAACGGAGCAAATGAGCGCCGTTTTGCAGGAGCTGATAGCTTCCAACAAGGCAGTTGTTTCTATTTTCGGCAATCCTTATGCTTTGAATAAAATTCAAAAGCCGGAAAATGCACGTGCATTGTTGATGGCTTATCAGTTAACGCCTTATACGCAAGACCTTTCGGCGCAGCTGATTTTTGGAGCCATTCCTGCACAGGGAAAACTGCCGGTTACGGTGAATGCCCGATTCCCATACAATGCAGGCATGGAAACACCGGCCATAGGACGACTAAAATACACCATCCCAGAGGAACTTGGCCTTGATTCCGAGGTGATTACTTACAAAATTGACTCCATTGCAAATGTTGCCCTCACGCAAAAAGCAACGCCCGGATGCGTGGTGCAGCTGGCGAAGGACGGTAAAGTGTTTTTCAGAAAAGCCTATGGAAAACACACATACGAAGGAAATGCTAATGTCAAACTAACAGACCTTTACGACCTGGCCTCGGTAACCAAGATCACAGCCTCTACATTGGCCTTAATGAGCCTCTGGGATCAGAAAAAGTTCGATCTGGACGCGACAATGAAGGATTATCTGCCTGATTTCAAGAATTCAAATAAAGCAGATCTGCCATGGCGACGCGTTTTGACGCATAGTGCGCGGTTAAAAGCGTTTATCGTTCTTTGGAAAGAAGCGCAGAATGCGGACGGCAGTTGGAAAAAGAAGACTTTCAGCACCAAACAGTCGAAGAGATATCCGACTTCGGTGGTCGGCGACAGCCTGTTCATTTTTAAAAATTATGATAAGAAGATTTTCGAAGCCATCCGCGACTCTCCTTTGAATGAAAAAGATGGTTATGTGTACAGCGACCTTTCATTTATTCTTTATCCACAAATCGTGAAAACATTGTCGGGCGAGAACTTTGAGGATTATCTGAAAAACCATTATTACCACAAATTAGGCGCAAACACATTAACATTCAACCCCAAACGTTTTTACAAGCCGGAAGACATTGTTCCTACCGAGCGCGATACGTTTTTCAGGATGACGCAACTGCACGGCCAGGTTCATGACGAAGCGGCTGCAATGCTCGGCGGACTGAGCGGGCATGCGGGCTTGTTTGGGGACGCCAATGATGTGATGAAAGTTTGGCAAATGTATTTGCAGCAGGGATATTATGGCGGTCAGCAATTATTAAGTAAAGATGCGCTGATCGAGTTCACGCGTTATCAATATCCGGAGATGGGAAGTCGTCGTGGGATCGGATTTGACAAACCCACATTTAAATATTCAGGAAACGCGCCGAAATATGCCAGCCCTTCGAGCTTTGGGCATACAGGTTATACGGGGATCATGACCTGGGCAGATCCCGCGTGGAAGCTGAATTATGTATTTTTGTCCAACCGCGTTTACCCGACGAGGGAGAATAATAAGATCTCGCAGCTGAACATCCGCACGGCGATCATGGATGTGGTTTATCAGGAATTATTGAAAAAAGTAAGCTCTGAAACAACCGCCGGGCTCTGA
- a CDS encoding SusC/RagA family TonB-linked outer membrane protein — protein sequence MKLTILLLWIGMMGVHATGYSQKSRMDVAIRNGNLSALFKLIQDKTDYRIFYKDGLFPETGAGNLNLNLKNETVPAILTRALKGSDLTFKIIGKQIAVFKKDEESRSNALKSLPAPVAPVENVIREITGTIQDMKGGPLPGATVIVKGTDKGTSTDATGKFSIEAEQGDVLVISFIGYLGKEFVVGAQTAINVKLEEDLGGLEEVVIVGFGSQRKATITGSIATITTEDLKQSPTASITNALAGRLPGLFANQFGGGEPGVDRSDIYIRGTATYGNQAPIVIIDGLERSMDYLAPSEIETFTILKDASATAPYGVRGANGVILITTKRGKVQDKATVNFKGSVGINQPVQFPEYLGSADYAMLYNEARRNDNPDSDPSTLNLFTESAIANFRKAKGDNSDGLGYNWNYFDYAFKPGVQHDYSLSISGGSVRARYFVLANYFQQDGNYKHTNMGPNNTQAIFKRYNFRSNIDIDITDNFFARLDIGARITDRNAPGTSAARIIEMANTQPSYLPITLEPNGNPANRVYEANNPLGMLYGDQIYRFNMLGELSRTGFLNDKNTYLNGSFSLGHKLDFITKGLSIDGVFSYDASDGAWIRRDVTTYSEGYREYPGYATFVPEQGKRHLQESRRLHWCLQVREQI from the coding sequence ATGAAGCTGACGATTCTACTGCTATGGATCGGAATGATGGGCGTTCACGCAACGGGCTATTCACAGAAAAGCAGGATGGATGTGGCGATCCGGAACGGCAATCTGAGCGCGTTGTTCAAGCTGATTCAGGATAAAACCGATTACCGGATTTTTTACAAAGACGGCCTTTTCCCGGAAACAGGAGCGGGTAATCTCAATCTAAACCTAAAAAACGAAACTGTTCCCGCTATTCTGACACGAGCGTTGAAAGGCTCCGACCTGACGTTTAAGATCATCGGAAAACAAATCGCTGTTTTCAAAAAAGACGAGGAGTCAAGATCCAATGCGCTGAAATCACTTCCTGCGCCCGTTGCTCCGGTTGAAAATGTGATCCGGGAAATTACGGGGACGATACAGGATATGAAAGGCGGACCGTTGCCGGGTGCTACGGTTATCGTGAAAGGAACAGACAAGGGCACTTCCACAGACGCCACCGGTAAATTCAGCATTGAAGCCGAACAGGGCGACGTGCTCGTGATTTCTTTCATCGGCTACCTGGGTAAAGAGTTCGTTGTGGGCGCCCAAACTGCAATTAATGTGAAGTTGGAAGAAGACTTGGGTGGCTTGGAGGAAGTTGTGATTGTGGGCTTTGGTTCTCAGCGCAAAGCCACGATTACGGGTTCCATCGCCACCATTACTACGGAAGATTTGAAACAAAGTCCGACGGCAAGCATTACAAATGCACTTGCAGGAAGGCTCCCGGGACTTTTCGCAAACCAGTTCGGTGGTGGCGAGCCGGGTGTAGACCGCAGCGATATTTATATCCGCGGTACAGCAACTTACGGAAACCAGGCGCCGATCGTCATTATCGATGGTTTGGAAAGAAGCATGGATTATCTGGCACCTTCGGAAATTGAAACATTTACGATACTGAAAGATGCCTCAGCAACAGCGCCTTACGGGGTTAGAGGAGCCAACGGCGTAATCCTGATCACAACAAAGAGGGGAAAAGTGCAGGACAAAGCCACGGTGAATTTTAAAGGTTCGGTGGGCATTAATCAGCCAGTACAATTCCCTGAATATCTGGGTTCGGCCGACTATGCTATGTTGTACAATGAAGCAAGGCGAAACGACAATCCGGATTCAGATCCATCCACGTTGAATCTGTTCACAGAATCGGCAATTGCCAACTTCCGGAAAGCAAAAGGCGACAATTCGGACGGTTTGGGATATAACTGGAATTATTTCGATTACGCATTTAAGCCCGGCGTGCAGCACGATTATAGTTTGTCTATTAGCGGTGGATCCGTAAGGGCCAGATATTTTGTTCTGGCCAATTACTTTCAGCAGGATGGAAACTATAAGCACACGAATATGGGTCCTAATAACACACAGGCCATTTTCAAGCGCTATAACTTCCGCTCGAACATTGATATAGACATTACCGACAATTTCTTTGCAAGACTGGATATTGGGGCCCGGATCACAGACCGGAACGCACCCGGAACCTCGGCCGCCAGGATTATAGAGATGGCCAACACGCAGCCTTCTTATCTCCCGATCACATTGGAACCCAACGGAAATCCTGCCAACCGCGTGTATGAAGCCAATAATCCATTAGGAATGCTTTATGGCGATCAGATTTACAGATTTAACATGCTCGGAGAATTGAGCCGCACAGGATTTTTGAATGATAAAAACACTTATCTGAACGGTTCATTTTCGCTGGGGCACAAGTTGGATTTCATTACCAAAGGACTTTCGATCGACGGAGTTTTCTCTTATGACGCGTCCGACGGGGCGTGGATCAGACGGGATGTGACGACTTATTCGGAAGGTTACCGCGAATATCCGGGTTATGCCACATTCGTTCCTGAGCAGGGGAAGCGACATTTACAGGAATCCCGGCGTTTACACTGGTGCTTACAAGTCAGGGAACAAATATGA
- the chrA gene encoding chromate efflux transporter, with amino-acid sequence MDILLLSLTAFGGPQVHLMMMIERLVRQRRYITEEELLELQALCSVLPGPSSTQTVTAIGLKIGGQPLAYLTLIVWSLPAMILMTMAAIGIHYLERHSISLQFTKFVGPMAVAFLMYGASSIARKVIHNTQGWSFLIISTILAYMYPSPYMTPVLIITGGIAASLNFKKHEVMEKSPIHILWRPIIFWISVLIVAAVVGKLTNSLPVRLFENFYRNGSLVFGGGQVLIPILYNEFVEFKHYLTDQEFLAGMALTQVVPGPVFSIATFVGSISLQSAGITGQIIGGFVATAGIFLPGTFFIFFAYPFWDQLKRYRGIRASLEGIHAASCGLTIAAAISLFQPMMNNWQPLFTVICTILVLTFSKVPSYVIIIAGLVLGLVF; translated from the coding sequence ATGGACATCCTCTTGTTGTCATTAACCGCTTTTGGAGGTCCGCAGGTGCATTTGATGATGATGATTGAAAGATTGGTCAGGCAAAGAAGATACATTACCGAAGAAGAATTGCTTGAATTACAGGCATTATGTTCCGTTTTGCCGGGCCCGAGTTCCACGCAGACGGTTACGGCCATCGGACTGAAAATAGGGGGACAACCACTTGCTTATCTGACACTTATCGTGTGGTCGCTGCCTGCCATGATCCTGATGACAATGGCGGCGATAGGCATTCATTACCTGGAACGACATTCAATTTCGCTGCAATTCACAAAGTTTGTGGGACCCATGGCGGTGGCTTTTTTAATGTATGGAGCTTCATCTATTGCGCGAAAAGTCATCCATAACACCCAGGGTTGGTCTTTTCTGATCATTTCCACTATTCTCGCTTACATGTATCCCTCTCCCTACATGACGCCAGTGCTCATTATCACAGGGGGCATTGCGGCATCCCTGAACTTCAAAAAACATGAGGTTATGGAGAAAAGCCCGATCCATATTTTGTGGAGGCCGATTATCTTCTGGATTTCGGTTTTGATCGTGGCTGCGGTCGTCGGTAAGCTCACTAATTCACTCCCTGTGAGGTTATTCGAGAATTTTTACAGGAATGGCAGTCTGGTTTTCGGTGGCGGCCAGGTTCTCATTCCCATCCTTTATAATGAGTTTGTGGAATTTAAACATTATCTCACCGACCAGGAATTTCTTGCTGGAATGGCCTTAACGCAGGTTGTGCCAGGGCCTGTTTTTTCCATTGCTACATTTGTAGGAAGCATTTCCCTGCAGTCGGCAGGCATAACAGGACAAATCATTGGCGGCTTTGTCGCAACAGCAGGGATTTTCCTGCCAGGAACATTCTTTATCTTTTTCGCCTACCCGTTCTGGGACCAGTTGAAACGATACAGGGGCATCCGCGCTTCCCTGGAAGGCATACACGCCGCCAGCTGCGGCCTCACCATCGCCGCTGCGATCTCCCTGTTCCAACCCATGATGAACAACTGGCAACCCCTGTTTACTGTCATCTGCACCATTCTCGTTCTCACATTTTCCAAAGTGCCTTCTTACGTGATTATCATCGCCGGGCTGGTGTTGGGGCTGGTTTTTTAA
- a CDS encoding FecR family protein, giving the protein MKRRSAKRKGVSQSEPVALTDDDKKILANTKILMQSLQEKSLPVSEKETLLLRVEETIQQKHERSFSRAWLAMAASLALLLIAGSGYLFMRKNAGMAMEEVASKISADKEETRLELADKRVIKLSRQNSNLIYEKNGSRIQINASSVVEQQVAGAEQGFNTLTVPYGKRSTITLVDGTKIWLNSGSRLVYPARFDEDTREVYLEGQAYFSVSHAAENPFYVHTKNMKVQVLGTEFDVSAYDDDQFTAAVLVKGSIALTANQKSLLGAKERKLTPSKMAVYNPEKDSLKITDVDIESYISWKDGFLILKNAPLADILKKLSRYYRAEILVGSADAKHITFSGRLDLQDDLAMVLDAIAVSTSLTYQQTERRFTFR; this is encoded by the coding sequence ATGAAAAGAAGATCAGCAAAGCGCAAAGGTGTATCGCAATCCGAACCAGTCGCACTCACGGACGACGACAAGAAAATCCTGGCCAACACGAAGATCTTGATGCAGTCCTTGCAGGAGAAATCGTTGCCCGTTTCGGAAAAAGAAACGCTTCTGTTGCGCGTTGAGGAAACGATCCAGCAAAAGCATGAGCGATCTTTCAGCAGGGCTTGGCTCGCTATGGCGGCCTCCCTTGCATTGCTGCTTATCGCTGGCTCTGGTTATCTGTTCATGCGGAAAAATGCGGGCATGGCGATGGAGGAAGTGGCTTCTAAAATCAGCGCAGATAAGGAGGAAACCCGGTTAGAACTGGCCGACAAACGGGTTATCAAGCTGTCCAGGCAAAATTCAAACCTGATATATGAAAAAAACGGTTCCCGGATCCAGATCAATGCATCGTCCGTGGTGGAGCAACAGGTTGCCGGGGCCGAACAGGGATTCAACACCTTAACAGTCCCTTACGGCAAAAGGTCCACCATTACGCTTGTGGATGGGACAAAAATCTGGCTCAATTCGGGTTCCCGGCTGGTTTACCCGGCCCGGTTTGACGAGGACACCCGAGAAGTGTATCTGGAAGGGCAGGCTTACTTTTCCGTTTCCCACGCTGCGGAAAATCCTTTTTATGTACACACCAAAAACATGAAAGTGCAGGTCCTCGGAACCGAGTTTGACGTGAGCGCTTATGATGACGACCAGTTCACAGCGGCAGTGCTGGTGAAGGGGAGCATTGCGCTCACAGCCAATCAAAAATCATTGTTAGGGGCTAAAGAGAGGAAACTGACTCCCAGCAAAATGGCCGTTTACAATCCTGAAAAGGACAGTTTGAAAATTACAGATGTTGATATTGAATCCTATATCTCCTGGAAAGACGGTTTCCTGATCCTGAAAAATGCGCCGCTGGCCGACATTCTGAAAAAGCTTTCGCGTTACTACCGGGCAGAAATCCTGGTGGGAAGTGCTGATGCAAAGCACATTACATTTTCCGGAAGACTGGATTTGCAGGATGATCTCGCAATGGTTCTCGATGCGATTGCCGTATCCACATCACTCACTTATCAGCAAACGGAAAGGAGGTTTACATTCAGATAG
- a CDS encoding SusC/RagA family TonB-linked outer membrane protein, protein MTLTRRSETFDNKDNENRSYVQAKLDYQRNFGMHDVTGMVLVNRSKRIINNQVPFSYQGITARATYGYDDRYLFEFNAAYNGSENFAKGKRYGFFPSVSAGWVLSKEQFMSSTQNWLNSFKIRGSYGLVGSDRVPNDRRFIYLQYFSHRDHDYNFGTDNFGSGAGGYLYEGDLANPGLTWEKARKANIGIDATFLKHLTVTLDLFHEHRYDIITDMSGGDKLGFPDIVGKDAPYINSGIVNNRGFDLEIGWSGSIGKDATYFIRPNMSFARNNIVFMNEIPYAMAGRANTGKRIGEHFNYTFDHFVKNQEEANELNAMNSGGGYQSWGTLRPGDVVYKDLNGDGKIDDLGDRTAMGNPRNPEIMFGLPVGAKYKGFDFSMLFQGAARASVQLSGAAVYDFPLFNQDKYGKVKPMHLERWTPETAETATYPALHFGDHSNNKNGNSSLFLYNSKYIRLKTIELGYNLPKAAIKKIGIEQVRFYCQGLNLLTWDGLKKVDMDPETKEGTGDWYPIQKVLNFGVDLTF, encoded by the coding sequence ATGACATTGACCAGACGATCCGAAACGTTTGATAATAAAGACAATGAGAACCGCTCCTATGTGCAGGCCAAGCTGGATTATCAGCGCAATTTCGGAATGCACGACGTAACCGGAATGGTGCTCGTTAACCGCTCCAAAAGGATCATTAACAACCAGGTTCCATTCAGTTACCAGGGAATTACCGCCAGGGCGACTTACGGTTATGATGATCGTTATCTTTTTGAGTTTAATGCTGCTTACAATGGTTCGGAGAACTTCGCAAAAGGCAAGCGTTATGGATTTTTTCCTTCCGTTTCTGCGGGATGGGTGCTTTCAAAAGAGCAGTTTATGAGCAGCACCCAAAACTGGCTTAACTCATTTAAGATCAGAGGGTCGTATGGTTTGGTCGGAAGTGACCGCGTGCCCAATGACCGCCGTTTTATCTATCTTCAGTATTTCAGTCACCGGGATCATGATTACAACTTCGGAACGGACAATTTCGGATCAGGTGCGGGCGGTTATCTCTACGAAGGCGACCTGGCCAACCCGGGCCTGACCTGGGAAAAAGCGCGAAAGGCCAACATTGGAATTGATGCAACATTCCTGAAACACCTTACTGTAACGCTCGATCTGTTCCATGAACATCGCTATGACATCATTACAGACATGAGCGGTGGGGACAAGCTGGGCTTCCCAGACATTGTCGGGAAGGATGCGCCATACATTAATTCAGGAATTGTTAACAACCGCGGCTTCGATTTGGAAATAGGCTGGTCTGGCAGCATTGGCAAGGATGCAACGTATTTTATCCGTCCTAATATGTCTTTTGCGCGCAACAACATCGTGTTCATGAACGAAATCCCTTACGCAATGGCAGGCAGGGCAAACACGGGCAAACGCATCGGCGAACATTTCAACTATACTTTTGACCATTTTGTAAAAAATCAGGAGGAAGCCAATGAGCTTAATGCCATGAATTCGGGTGGAGGTTACCAATCCTGGGGAACATTGCGCCCCGGTGATGTGGTGTATAAAGATTTAAACGGCGACGGAAAGATTGATGATCTCGGTGACCGGACGGCCATGGGTAACCCACGAAATCCTGAAATCATGTTTGGCCTGCCGGTTGGGGCAAAGTACAAAGGCTTCGATTTCAGCATGCTTTTCCAGGGTGCGGCACGGGCTTCGGTTCAGCTTTCAGGAGCGGCCGTGTACGACTTTCCTTTGTTTAATCAGGATAAATACGGAAAAGTAAAACCGATGCACCTGGAACGCTGGACGCCCGAAACCGCTGAAACCGCCACTTATCCGGCATTGCATTTCGGGGATCATAGCAACAATAAGAACGGGAACAGCAGTTTATTTCTTTATAATTCAAAATACATTCGCCTTAAAACCATTGAGTTAGGATATAATCTGCCAAAAGCCGCTATCAAGAAAATCGGCATTGAGCAAGTGCGGTTTTACTGCCAGGGCCTTAACCTGCTGACTTGGGATGGTCTCAAAAAGGTGGATATGGACCCGGAAACAAAGGAAGGAACCGGCGATTGGTATCCGATCCAGAAGGTCCTGAATTTCGGTGTTGATTTAACATTCTGA
- a CDS encoding isopenicillin N synthase family dioxygenase translates to MEPALLNQVPSLDLADFTSGNTERKMQFVAELGDAFTNIGFVAIKNHGLSDALRNELYEKVKQFFALPDEVKKKYEFAELFGQRGYIGKGKETAKGFKVADLKEFYHIGQPDPIGSMPSNIFPEELPEFEKYTLEVYHTFENAGKMLLRAIAIYLNLPEDYFEDKVKNGDSLLRALHYFPIPNPELVPEGAVRAAAHGDINLITLLMGASAEGLEVLRRDGEWIAITALPDQIVVNVGDMLDRLTNHKLKSTIHRVVNPPREKMGTSRYSIPFFMHPRADMDLASLESCVSQENPKLYVDMTAGEFLDERLRELGLKK, encoded by the coding sequence ATGGAACCAGCATTATTAAATCAAGTCCCATCGCTGGATTTGGCCGATTTTACCTCAGGAAATACTGAAAGGAAAATGCAGTTTGTAGCTGAGCTGGGTGACGCCTTTACCAACATTGGATTTGTGGCAATAAAGAATCACGGACTCAGCGACGCACTAAGAAACGAGCTTTACGAAAAAGTCAAGCAATTCTTTGCGCTGCCGGACGAGGTTAAGAAAAAGTATGAGTTTGCTGAACTGTTTGGGCAAAGAGGATATATTGGCAAAGGAAAAGAAACGGCAAAAGGCTTCAAAGTGGCCGATTTAAAGGAATTCTACCACATTGGACAGCCTGATCCTATTGGAAGCATGCCTTCAAATATTTTCCCGGAAGAGCTCCCCGAGTTTGAAAAATATACATTAGAAGTTTATCATACTTTTGAAAATGCAGGGAAAATGCTCCTGCGCGCCATTGCGATCTACCTGAATCTGCCGGAGGATTACTTTGAGGATAAGGTTAAAAATGGCGACAGTTTACTGCGCGCATTACATTATTTCCCAATTCCAAATCCGGAACTTGTACCCGAAGGGGCTGTTCGTGCAGCCGCACATGGCGACATTAACCTCATAACCTTGCTCATGGGCGCCAGTGCAGAAGGATTGGAAGTGCTTCGCCGGGACGGAGAATGGATTGCCATAACCGCGCTTCCCGATCAAATCGTCGTGAATGTGGGTGACATGCTGGACAGGCTTACCAACCACAAATTGAAGTCGACCATTCATCGGGTTGTGAACCCGCCACGTGAGAAAATGGGCACATCGCGTTACTCTATCCCTTTTTTCATGCACCCGCGGGCAGATATGGATCTTGCAAGCCTGGAAAGTTGCGTGTCGCAGGAGAACCCGAAATTGTATGTCGATATGACGGCCGGGGAATTTTTGGATGAAAGATTGAGAGAACTGGGTTTAAAAAAATAA
- a CDS encoding RNA polymerase sigma factor, whose amino-acid sequence MTDIDPGIDLWERFISGSSSAFSELYDAYTDILYKFGMRYSADSDLVKDCIHDLFIDLHSYRGSLAKEVNVKFYLLKSFRRKLHAAHRKSSLLNFKSWHADETFGINAFAFSVEHDMIMDEKQREMLDHLAFEINQLPERQREILYLRFNQDLDYEEIASIMQISVPTCRTFIYRALKQLRGKLEFGAIALIFYWV is encoded by the coding sequence ATGACAGACATTGATCCGGGAATTGACCTGTGGGAACGTTTTATTTCCGGGAGTTCTTCGGCATTCAGCGAGCTTTATGATGCTTACACGGACATTCTGTACAAGTTCGGGATGCGGTATTCTGCTGACAGTGATTTGGTTAAGGATTGTATCCATGATCTTTTCATTGACCTGCACAGCTATCGCGGAAGTCTGGCGAAGGAGGTTAATGTTAAATTTTATTTACTGAAATCGTTTCGAAGAAAGCTGCATGCTGCGCACCGTAAATCCTCTTTACTCAATTTCAAAAGCTGGCATGCTGACGAAACATTTGGCATTAATGCATTCGCTTTCAGTGTTGAACACGATATGATTATGGACGAGAAGCAAAGGGAGATGCTCGACCATCTGGCATTCGAAATCAATCAGTTGCCCGAGCGGCAGCGGGAGATCCTCTATTTGCGTTTCAATCAGGATCTTGATTATGAAGAAATTGCCTCCATCATGCAGATCTCCGTTCCTACCTGCCGGACCTTTATTTACCGGGCACTGAAACAGCTTCGCGGCAAGCTGGAATTCGGCGCCATTGCCCTGATTTTTTACTGGGTATAA